ATTGTATAGAGAGGTTGGGCACTATATAGAGTTTTGGGCCGTTGTATAGAGAGGTTGGGCACTATATAGAGTGTTGGGCCATTGTATAGAGAGGTTGGGCACTATATAGAGTGGTGGGCCGTTGTATAGAGAGGTTGGGCATTATATAGAGTGTTGGGCCATTGTATAGAGAGGTTGGGCACTATATAGAGTGTTGGGCCGTTGTATAGAGAGGTTGGACACTATATAGAGAGTTGGGCCATTGTATAGAGAGGTTGGGCACTATATAGAGTTTTGGGCCGTTGTATAGAGAGGTTGGGCACTATATAGAGTGTTGGGCCATTGTATAGAGAGGTGGGGCATTATATAGAGAGTTGGGCCATTGTATAGAGAGGTTGGGCACTATATAGAGTTTTGGGCCATTGTATAGAGAGGTTGGGCACTATATAGAGTGTTGGGCCATTGTATAGAGAGGTTGGGAACTATATAGAGTGTTGGGCCATTGTATAGAGAGGTTGGGAACTATATAGAGAGGTTGGGCCATTGTATAGAGAGGTTGGGCACTATTTAGAAAGTTGGGCCGTTGTATAGAGGTTAGGCACTATATAGAGTGTTGGGCCATTGTATAGAGAGGTTGGGAACTATATAGAGTGTTGGGCCATTGTATATAGAGGTTGGACACTATATAGAGAGTTGGGCCATTGTATAGAGAGGTTGGGCACTATATAGAGTTTTGGGCCATTGTATAGAGAGGTTGGGCACTATATAGAGTGTTGGGCCGTTGTATAGAGAGGTGGGGCATTATATAGAGAGGTGGGGTAGTGCATAGAGAGGCGGCATGGTGTATAGTGAGGCAGTTTGGATCAGGGAATGTTTTGCCTGGTGTGACCGTGCAAAACTTAAAGAAACCCGGTAACCTTGTTAAtgctttatttttaataatattaaaacagtcatctaatataaaaatacaggtcAGAAATTGCTAGATATCTTGATAGCGCTGTGATTGTCTGCTATTAGTGATACTATTTATCATATTGCTGAAGTTGGCTGAAATTCATCCTCGTGACGCTGGACCAGTACATTTCCATATGggacataaatataaaaataagataaataattacTGGGTTCAGTTTCAGTGCCCAATCAGATGATCCAGGAGTTCACAAACGGGAACAATAAATCAGGAAGCCCACACTTTACAGATTTAGCACTTATTATATGTATCGATAAATAATAAAGAGAGGCGTTAGACAAGTGGCCATGTCCTGTCTGGATTTCACCCACAGCTTCCATCATGCAGACACAGGACAATTCCCATTTAGTGGCTCTGTCAGCACTATCATATACTGTGCTGATTAATATAACTATTTTAACCACTTTTCCATTGAATGATATAATTGGAAGATAGACTTCCTGTGGGCACGAAGGACATTCTGTACTTTAGGAAGTTCACAGGGACGGTCAAATGGTGGGAATTAATCTGATAAACTTTGCACATTCCAATGTTCGAGTTGTGGGATTTTCTCCTGTTAATCTGCAACTAACACAGCCAACTGTCAGATCTTCAAGCTCTTAGAGATCGGTTTGATGGAAATAATATGAATGTTTTGAGAAAACCTCTGGTGGCTGGCTTAGCTCCAAGATATATGAAGGACTTGAACCTCACAATGATAATAAACAAGGAAAGTTATCCATTGGGCAAACCAATAGGATAATCCTAACTGCGCGTATGTGATCAATTGGAATTTATATTCAGAGGCTAAAGGTCAATTAGAGGTTTTCAAGATTCCTTCTCAGTCCAAACATCCTTGGATATCTCTGATGAATTGTTTGGTGACTTCACGACCAAACAGAAAAAATCCAAGAAGCACTTTGTATCTCAAGCTGTGGGAACCTCTGATGGCCTCACCATTCAGCAGGTCCAGGGATATGCCAGTATCTTCCACAGAAATGTAAggattaaaggaaaactgtcacttTCTGGGATTTTTAGTATTATGTTCATTTACCAAGTATGTAttgtgagatgtgaaaaataaaactaaatgtagaaattccctctttatcctgtaactgggcgcctccatcttagctccctgtcagtcattgttataagctccacccattgctcctggcagtcagcatagagagagcgtACAGAGGAGGAGTAGACATGGAACACTGGGAGTTGTGTATAACTATTGTTgaatcacgctatgcatgagggctTCCATCATCAcccgaatccccataggaaagcattgtacaatgcgcattagatctccctgCGGACTGACGTCattggtgctggacccaggtaggTGACAAAAGAGGTTTCTAACaccttctgcaccacagggggGAGTCCGCAACAGAGGGAtaagctatagtgtcaggaaaacaagtttgtttcctgggactatagtttcccttaattaatttttctattcctttaaaaaattaaaaaataaactgttTTCAGAAAATCCACTACTCGTCAGACACTGTCCCTCTTACATCAACAGCGCCACTATTAAAAATgacaaacaggaaaaatgtggcCCAGACGAAGGAAAATATCGTAGTAAtaagaaaatgtaataaaatcagTGTGAAAACAGCCCAGCCATATTTTATAAACCTCCTCCAAATGTTCCTATTTCTCCTTCTAATTTGCAACGTGCGCCCTGGCTGTGCCtttactgaactggattgtgacgtAATTTCTTAACGCTTTAATATGAATGTAAAAGAAACACCTTTAACATAAACCATGATAATAATCTACTTTACACATGAAAAAGCATCGAAGAGAATGACTGTGCCTGAATAAGCATTCATTCGTTTTGCTTTAATGATAATCATTCGTTCACAGCATGGctttatattctgttttattgggCTGATAAATCATATGGATGATCTGAAATAAATAATCCTGCACTGTGAATGGGACCTGCCGTGTAGCTACATcctgcagggcagcacttttcatacaTAAAGACATAATATGTGTCATGACAGCCCAATGTGTGAGATGGTGATTCATTCCATCTAAAATCTGTTATTTCGTAGTTCTATGAAGTTCATTAACGCAGCTCCTCTAGCACACAGTGATGGCGGCAGATCTCTAACTCCAGCTGCCCGACCTTTCTGAGATGGAAGAACAGATTCTGCTTTTGGAAATAAaacacaaacgagattattgacTAACTTGAGATTTGTTGGGaaatcaaagggaatttcaaatttgggatcaaaatagccaaacaggaaaacATCCCCCAGTCAGCTCTGCTCTGCCTCGATTTTTCACTATAGGAGATAACAATGACAATAATGTTTGAGCCACACAGAAATGATGAAGTTCCGTAGTTGGAACTATTTTTGGTGCGTTGTATGGTGGCTGAAGACAGACTCTTTGTTAGTTTATTTGAACAGGTGCTGACAGAGAGCTAATAAGAtaatgtgtgagggtgctttatCTTTACATAGAGGTGCTCAGCGACAGCCCTCACAGTACAGAGATACAATGGAACTGGAAGAACAGCTAAAACAGATACTGATATGAAAAAAGACCAAACACCACTATTGACCTCTTATTTCTAGTGATATGAGAAGTGCAGGAGGTCTGAGCCTCTGGATTAAACCTAATTTCGTAATCTGAAGCTCTGATAGATATGATAAAATAGGTAAAATAGGATGGAGCAGTCCATGGGTTAAGGCAGCTGGTATTTATTCTGGTGGTCCCCATACAGGTCTCTCACATGTGAGTGACATTCTGTAATCTGCCTGTCTCTTCCTGGAAACCAACGGCAGAGGGAATGGATAGCTAACTAACTGCATGCATCAGAACCCCAGAACGTGGGTTCCAGGGTGCTAACTAACAGCTGAATTGTACAAGATAATTGAGACACGCGGCAGCACAGGATTCCACTAAATTTACGGTCAGCCCAGTCTGATAGCAACATGGTATTTGTTTACGGTACTATCGCCAATTCTTCAACTCCCAAACATGGGGGGAAAACAAAACCTTTGCATGCGTTAAAAAGgtgaatatattaaatattttatcattATGTTCAGCAGCCTAGTGGAGATAATGTATAAATAGTAATTTAGGGCAAAGTTCTATGAGTAGAAATCAATCAATATGGAAACCAATATAATGTATAATGATTGATCCACTAATCCAGTAATTGATATTTATACAGAACCCCTTGGTGAAGGAGTCCTGTACAAAATACAAAGTGACATTGACCCACTGAGGGCCTGAAGAATGGACATTGTAACCCCAGAGGGCCCAAGAAATGGACATTGTAACCCACCAAGGGCCTGAGGAATGGACATTGTAACCCAATGAGGAATGGAAAGTGTAACCCATCTAGGGCCCAAGGAATGGACATTGTAACCCACCTAGGGCCCGAGGAATGGACATTGTAACCCACCGAGGGCCTGAGGATTGGACATTGTAACCCAATGAGGAATGGAAAGTGTAACCCATCTAGGGCCCAAGGAATGGACATTGTAACCCACCTAGGGCCCAAGGAATGGACATTGTAACCCACCTAGGGCCCAAGGAACGGACATTGTAACCCACCGAGGGCCTGAGGAATGGACATTGTAACCCACCGAGGGCCTGAGGAATGGACATTGTAACCCAATGAGGAATGGACAGTGTGCCCACCTAGGCATCAATTAATGGACATTGTAACCCACCAAGGGCCCAAGGAATGGACGTTGTAACCCACATAGGGCCCAAGGAATGGACATTGTAACCCACCTAGGGCCCAAGGAATGGACATTGTAACCCACCTAGGGCCCAAGGAATGGACATTTTATTGCTCTGATTTCCCTCTACTTGTTCATTACAACCCCTGGATTCTATGAACTGTAGTAAACAAAGCAATACAGGAGAAATTAGCCAATTTATGTGCCCAGCAGAGAGAGATTTTGAGATGACGTACCCATGCAGATAGATCAATACACCTTGTATTATATCTTCTATCTGCCTGTTTGTCCTCACAGTGAACAAGGCTTGCAGAATGTGCTACTACTGTAATATTGTGAACATTTGGTGCCAGGTATCCCTTGTGGTGGACCTTTATATGTAAGGAAGTGATTTTCTACTGAAGCTGTAGACCCTGTGTCTGTGTTAAATGTTACCCAACCTATTCAAGAAGATCAGAGTGTAACAACCTGAATATTCAATGAGCAAGCTCTCATTCAGGTTTGTCCTCTGGTGTTCTTTTGGGTTTTCAATATAACTACAAACTGATATATTGACATTTGAGGATGGCTCGATCCAATATGAAAGTCTCTGTACACACAAAACCAAGTCTTGGGGAGGTCTTTAAACACACTATGCCACATCTTGTGGAAATCTCTGTAAACCCCAAAGCATGTTTTGTGGAAATTCCTGTAGACAATGAAGCACATGATGTGGAAGTCTCTGTACATAAACAACTATGTATGGCTGATATTTGTGTACACACTAGATTACACATTGATGATATGTCTGTTCATATGAAACCATGTATTGTGTAACTCTCCGTACACACAATATCTTCTCTTATGTAACTCGCTGTAGACACTAGATTATATGTTGTGTAAATCTCCGTATTCACAGAACTATCTGATGTCAAACTATCTGTATACATCAAACAGCATTGTGGAAGTTgaggtacatacaggacaatgTGTCCTTTATATTTCCAGGTTTTGTATCCATTTATAGAAACAATTTTTGTTATATGCCAGTGGACAACTTATTCCCCATACCAAGAGGTCTGCTATCACTTCTATTCATTGCTGAACTCTTGATTCATTAAATACCATCCTGATCTGAAGTTAGAAGTAGACTTATTACTCCTATGGCACAGAGTGGGTGTTTTTTGCTTGTTACGGGGCCACTCAGGTTCTTCAGGTAGACAGTAATAGCTTAGGAATGAGAACACCAAAACATCCCTGTGTAAACAATTGCACAACTGAAGTCCTTCAAGCTTTATCACAATGAGGTCTCTACACATGACCCATTACGATGAAGGCGTCGGTGGTCATGGTTAAGACAGCCTTCATTCCGATGGACAATAAGGACAGGGAAATACAGGGCATCCTGGTATGGGGGTGGGTCTTCTTCCTCTACTGTTACTTGACTGGAAAGCCGTGTCTGTTCCGTTGGACAACCCTGCTCATTGAGGCTCTCACTCCGACTCTGCCAGAGGCAGCTGCGGCGAGACCCATACAGACGCCCAAGAGAAAATCGGCTGCTACTGAAAGGTATCCTGGGACTGCCATTGCAGATACTTAGAGCACTTCGAGAGAAGATGGAGGAACTGCTTATGGTCCGATGGCACCTGTCACAATTCTGTCTAAGGCCCCGTGTGTACCGGCAGGCTGTGTAATTTGTGGAGATGCCCACCAGATCCATGAGCACTGCTTCTGAGTAGCTGGGCACTAGTTGTTGGTTGGATCGAATGTGCCACTCAAGTTCTGTACTGTCAATTGTATTAACCCGAGGCATTCTCCGGCATAAGGTCCGCTCATCAGCTGGTGTCACTGGGGTGAAGTCAAAGCCAAAGAGCTTCTCCACATGGTAGTGGACACAGGAAGTGCGATATTCATTAAGGACCCTCAGCGGCCAGGACAGTGACAGCAATGCAGCCCCCCAAAACACGTAGTGTGAGACGTACCAGGGCAGATTGTCAGGGTCTGAAAAGGCCACCATGTATTCCTTGAAGTCCACGTTTTTTAGGTGCATGCCCTCCCGAGCTTCCATGTAATCATCCAAGCCCTCATTTTCTGTAAAGAATCGGGCACGTTGAGTCAGATAGGAGTTCTCGGACTCCACGTTGGCAAAGCTGAAGCATTTTGTAAAGCGGAGTCGGGTGACGGGGTAACTGTCCAGGTCTGTGAGGTCCTTAGAGACATCTTTCACCCCACAGTTGGTGTAATCAAACTCGGACTCCGCAACGTGAGTGTTCACTCTCTCATGGTACACCTGGGTTGTGGTGTAGGCATCACCATTGCGGTAGCGGGTCACTTGCCTTGTCCTACGGACATAGTGATAGCTAATGGCCTTCCACCAGATACACGGTGTGGCCTGCTGCATCCTCTGCACTCGTTCCTGGACACTCTCCAGGTCCACCTTGTACTGCAGCTCATTTCGGGTGTAGCAATGCCAGCACTCCACTAAGTAGACCACGTATAGCATGACCAAGAAGGCCAGGGGGATATATACATAACCATTGGAGCAAGGACTGTCATGGTACATCATGGAGTTGCCTTTGTAGGCACTGTCAAAGGTAAGACGGGTGACCTTGGTGACATGACACCATGTCATCGCTCCCATGCAGCCATAGATGAGCAGGGACAGCAGAAGGCATTTCCAGTGGGACTCCCGGCACAAGGACTTGCTGAAGGACTGCTTCACCGGCCTCTGCTGTAAGGGGAAACAAAAGGAAATATTAAAAGAAATCCCAGATTCTGGTTTTGGTTAGTTAGACAATAGTAGTTGGTAAGAGTGGGTTACAGCTGCTATATTCTATTGTTTCTATTTATTAAATCGTCAGCTCTCAGGTCCAGCAGCCAGAGGCATTGCTAGGGGAAGCTTCCAGAGGCTGGAGCCACAGGCAGGTACATGAATCCCTAGGGGACTAACAATATCTGTGTTTTTAACAACATATATTAAAACTGCCACAACACTTTCTAGCGACTTTTTTGCTCCACTTTGCAGCGAACTGCCTCGTTCTATTTATCAGCATATGTTTATAGCTAACTTCTCTCAGTCTGTCTGTTATGACATTCCTATTAATGTCAATTAGTTTAATTAGTTTAATCCCTCCATGTACATATAGGTGTTCTAAGAATcattttttcttcacatatttattattgtattctTATGATTAAAAGTTCTGTTTTAATGATTTCTACTTAGGacagtgtttctctctggttaaccccttcactgccctaTTGATTTACTCTACATTAGGCTTGCACTCCATTTCATTTTCACTATTAGCAATGCTGATTTATTTCAGTGCCGCCTTATAAAAACATCAACCTATttaggtaaaaataataaaagaaatacagaACAGCCGAACGTGAAGAGCGTCCACATCTCAGCCTGGGTAAATAGGAACAATATCCTTAATGTAACCACGCCTAGTTACAAAGCATCAAATGAATGACAGCGACTGAGCAATGTGTCGCTCAGATAGAGGAAACTAaccggcagtggcgtactaagggggggggggcagagggggcggtccgtcccgggtgccaaatgctctaggttcGCCCCTGCTAACCGGGCTACATACAACTGAGATAAGCAAATATTGATAGGGTACCAGCGCTTAGTTACGAGTTGCGAATTGATTCAAATTTATCAAAACCCCTTGGCTGTAAGGAACAGTATGGCGTTAGGAACACAAATCTGTAATCCTAAAGACGCAgtgtccctctcccccccccccccccccccagagcacAATGATGGAAAATCTCACCTTATTCCAGCGCAGAGGCTCTTTCTCCGCTGCTGACCGGGAAATTTCTAAAAATCAGTTCTGTGCAATGTTCATTATTACTGTGAAATTTGCCCCACATCACTACATTTCATTCTCTATTTCTGTTCTTGAATCTCTGTGGCAGTGGAGTGGTGTGCGGTACATTAAGATGTCCCTTTAGAATGCTATAAAATGTGTTTTAGGCAGCACAGGGCACTTAAAGACCCTCATAAGGCCCTCATTAAAGCAGAGAGAGTTACAACTGAAAGGACGGATACTTTAATAACTTATCAGTGCCTTTAAGTGCTCTGTGCTGATCCCAATATACTAATACTAATTACACTATAGCATGCTAATGGCCCTCTACTGGTATAAATAACTCCGCAAACCTGCAATACAGTCTTGACTCATGGTGTGGGGTAAAGGCTATAATCGCTGCTGTAATCACTGCTATAAATCGCTATAATCACTGCTACAAATCGCTATAATCACTGCTGTAATCACTGCTATAAATCGCTATAATCACTGCTgtaatcactataatcactgctgTAATCACTGCTATAAATCGCTATAATCACTGCTACAAATCGCTATAATCGCTATCACTACTATAATCACTGCTGTAACCACTGCAACTACTGCTATAATCACTGCCACTGCAGTAACCACTGACCCCAGGGTCTGTCATCACCATACTAACCTCTCACATGCCCCCAGGCTCCTCCTATCACCATACTGACCTCTCACATGACCCCAGGCTCCTCCTATCACCATACTGACCTCTCACATGACCCCAGGCTCCTCCTATCACCATACTGACCTCTCACATGACCCCAGGCTCCTCCTATCACCATACTGACCTCTCACATGCCCCCAGGCTCCTCCTATCACCATACTGACCTCTCACATGATCCCAGGCTCCTCCTATCACCATACTGACCTCTCACATGACCCCAGGCTCCTCCTATCACCATACTGACCTCTAACATGACCCAGGCTCCTCCTACCACCATACTGACCTCTCACATGACCCCAGGCTCCTCCTATCACCATACTGACCTCTCACATGACCCCAGGCTCCTCCTATCACCATACTGACCTCTCACATGACCCCAGGTTCCTCCTATTACCATACTGACCTCTCACATGCCCCCAGGCTCTGTCATCACCATACTGACCTCTCACATGACCCAGGCTCCTCCTATCACTGTTCTGACCTCTCACATGACTCCTGGCTCCTCCTATCACCATACTGACCTCTCACATGCCCCCAGGTTCTGCCACCACCATACTGACCTCTCACATGACCCCAGGTTCTGCCATCACCATACTGACCTCTCACATGACCCCAGGCTCCTCCTATCACCATACTGACCTCTCACATGACCCCAGGCTCCTCCTATCACCATACTGACCTCTCACATGACCCCAGGCTCCTCCTATCACTGTTCTGACCCCATGATCTCATGCTCTTGTGTTACTATTCAATGTAGAGAATTGCACTCCAATCGCAAAATTGGCTTCCACCATGAAAAATTTGAAATAACAGAGATGAAGTCGGTGCTCCAGACTATAGAGATGACATCAGCTCTCTACATACATAATGTACAAATGTAGAGATCTaggcactgtaacggaccgtttcacttacaagaggataaaacccagtttaggcgatatcccccttttccatagaccagcagctacagcaatcaccaatctcccgaactgcaaactgtacgaattctggaaactcccgaactggaaacacatgaaccctggaatcagccgaacaggaaaagcatacaatccgcttacactcctggcagtcagcatgcaatccaattcccccaaaaacgagacgacacatcggtttgagggtcaagcagaatctgaggtctggaacacccagcctgctttttattacagttgtgcacatacaggacacacccagggggaggcataaaaaaaccaatcaagtaacagtacaacccacacatcccctcccctcagataagcaattaacataattattacatacagtaaaaatacagtttccacacatactctgtaactttaaaaccatgcatcacattcacataaaaatacatatccacaatcaatccattcaggggaacaacatgttaaaaaatggcatgaatccgaccaggggttcaaaagttagtaaaagtatcttttgttccccctggctggcagtattttaatctggctcaaacagtaaaagtaaaacatccccacaatgcatcctggcttcctcccttctgccctggagataattggagaagtaatccaattatctcccaggtcaaagacaaaactccattacacatgtggggacctaaatacaggattatgttttaaaatatataaagtcacttttattacaccaaacacagacatacccccagatagctcaggtctgggtgcacattattagttgaatggcacccagaccacacgaatatagtttaatcgccatggagctaaagtctttcccatagtctttcattatatgaataggctccatggcatagctatctgggggtatcactgctcacacagggcaagtaccgaatggccccactgtgtttaaagggccagaatgagtgacatgcactctgttagggccgaatacgttttgtaaaagggcccaatctcccagggccatagtccaaaggcaagaggcgggcaagcagccccctccaaggacacgtggcgaggttggtttcgccacaggcacTGAATGCCTTCGATCTTGACAGACTTTATTGGAACATGTCCAACTGGCAATGTTTTGGTCACTGTAGCCTCTCTCAAGCTTGACATGTTCCAATAAAGTGTATCAACGTTGAAAGTACTGAGTGACCAGTCCTCTACTTTAGAACACTATGACCCCAGGCTCTGCTACACCACACTCATCATTCCTAGACAATATAAGAATGCTTATTGGGTTGCAGTTTCTATTTGATCCActtacaaagaaacatagaaacatagaatgtgacggcagataagaaccattcggcccatctagtctgcccagttttctaaatactttcattagtccctggccttatcttatagttaggatagccttatgcctatcccacgcatgcttaaactcctttactgtgttaacctctaccacttcagctggaaggctattccatgcatccactaccctctcagtaaagtaatacttcctgatattatttttaaacctttgtccctctaatttaagactatgtcctcttgttgtggtagtttttcttcttttaaatatagtctcctcctttactgtgttgattccctttatgtatttaaatgtttctatcatatcccccctgtctcgtctttcctccaagctatacattttaagatcctttaacctttcctggtaagttttatcctgcaatccatgaaccagtttagtagcccttctttgaactctctctaaggtatcaatatccttctgaagatagggtctccagtactgtgtacagtactccaagtgaggtctcaccagtgttctgtacaatggcatgagcacttccctctttctactgctaatacctctccctatacaaccaagcattctgctagcatttcctgctgctctattacattgtctgcctacctttaagtcctcagaaataatcacccctaaatccctttcctcagatgttgaggttaggactctatcaaatattctgtactctgcccttgggtttttacgtccaagatgcattatcttgcacttatccacattaaatgtcagttgccacaactctgaccatttttctagtctacctaaatcattttccatttgtcttatccctcctggaacatcaaccctgttacatatcttagtatcatccgcaaaaagacacaccttaccatcaagaccttctgcaatatcactaataaaaatattaaagagaatgggtccaagtacagatccctgaggtaccccactggtgacaagcccaagcttcgaatatactccattgactacaaccctctgttgcctgtcactcagccactgccttacccattcaacaatattggaatccaaactcaaagattgtagtttgttgataagccttctatgtgcaacagtgtcaaaagccttactgaaatcgaggtaagcaatgtctactgcaccaccctgatctataattttagttacccaatcaaaaaaatcaataagattagtttggcatgatctccgtgAAGTAAACCGattttgtctctgatcttgaaatccatgtgtttttagatgttcaacaatcctatcctttaacatggtttccatcactttccccactactgaagttaggcttactggcctatagttgcccgactcctccctattacctttcttgtgaatgggcacaacattcgctaacttccaatcttctgggactactcctgttatcaatgattggttaaataaatctgttaatggttttgctagtacaccactaagatcttttaatagctttgggtgtattccatcaggtcccattgacttatttgtctttacttttgacagttgaaatagaacctcttcctctgtaaactcacgtgtaataaatgactcatttatcctttttcttaactgaggtccctttccttcattttcatctgtaaatacagaacaaaaatattcattgaggcagtcagctagacctttatcctcatctacataccttccttcttttgtttttaatctaactaatccttgttttacttttcttttctcatttatgtatctaaaaaaggttttgtcccccttttttactgactgtgctattttctcttctgtgtgtgatttggaagctcttataacttgcttagcctctttctgcctaatcttataggtcattctgtcttcctcactctgggtttttttataattactaaatgctaactttttgttttttactattttggctacatctgtggagtaccacagtggtttcttgaattttttgcttttactgacaagcctaatgcaattttctgttgccttcagta
This region of Pelobates fuscus isolate aPelFus1 chromosome 2, aPelFus1.pri, whole genome shotgun sequence genomic DNA includes:
- the TMEM151B gene encoding transmembrane protein 151B, producing MSPPASAPSESSAASVPLDETDAVRELQRPVKQSFSKSLCRESHWKCLLLSLLIYGCMGAMTWCHVTKVTRLTFDSAYKGNSMMYHDSPCSNGYVYIPLAFLVMLYVVYLVECWHCYTRNELQYKVDLESVQERVQRMQQATPCIWWKAISYHYVRRTRQVTRYRNGDAYTTTQVYHERVNTHVAESEFDYTNCGVKDVSKDLTDLDSYPVTRLRFTKCFSFANVESENSYLTQRARFFTENEGLDDYMEAREGMHLKNVDFKEYMVAFSDPDNLPWYVSHYVFWGAALLSLSWPLRVLNEYRTSCVHYHVEKLFGFDFTPVTPADERTLCRRMPRVNTIDSTELEWHIRSNQQLVPSYSEAVLMDLVGISTNYTACRYTRGLRQNCDRCHRTISSSSIFSRSALSICNGSPRIPFSSSRFSLGRLYGSRRSCLWQSRSESLNEQGCPTEQTRLSSQVTVEEEDPPPYQDALYFPVLIVHRNEGCLNHDHRRLHRNGSCVETSL